The DNA sequence caacaggccagtcagatTGTAATGTAATTAGGTTTAGATAGCCACATATTATAAGCTACTTTTTAACTGTCAAAAAGGTCTTTCTGTCGTCTTTATAAACTTCTTTTTCaatttggcttaaatattgtttcttaaacatgatgaaatattttgatttaaaggaGGGTTATATGGTGGGGCAGtaaaggctacattttatcccggcATTGCCAAAAACTTAGTTAAAtcatttatactaatatataatgctgaagagtttgtttgtttgtttgaacgcgctaatctcaggaactactggtccgatttgaaaaaatatttttaaattgaatagaccatttatcaaggaaggctttataacatcacgctacgattaataggagcgaagatataatggaaaatgtcgAAAATATGGGGATAtatctaaccacgtggacgaagtcgcgggcaacagctagtcataaatattagagctattttatatattaaggtTAACTTTTCAACTTACGCGGTATACTTGTTGTTTTCATAACTTTCTGCTTCATGACGTTTACCGTGGTTTTAAATGAAGGCAGCATTTTTcctgaaatttaaataataattagtaggTACATCAATTATGGTCTAATGAAAAGTCAAATCGAAATAGAAAACGCTTGGATTTTACAACTGACTTtttcaatgcattttttttaacgacttccACACTCattcaatccttgtatcgcgggcggtttacaaacatacaactcacatgcacaaagacacccagactcagaacaagcattcgtggatcacacaaacgcttgtcctacggggatcgaactaacacgtcgcgcagcggatttggcgtggtgacctcaaccactcggctatccgtgcagtccacGGATAGCATTTTGaaacctcagaacttcggactgtatgaaccgattttgttgattattttttaagtgcTTCACACACAGCAGGTGTAATGTAAAGACGTACATTACAGCACGATACATCTCATTACATCTTTCCATAGAAACCGTCAGGAGACCACACACGACAgcaataatgtatatttttacatcttaAAGTACAGAGCGAtacgaaaatatacatttatatttcgaTACATCTTAATACATCTCAATTCATTTCCGTATATCTCTCTTCGAAAAAAGTGTGTCAATCGGGACGTATACCAATGAAATGAAGGGATAGATACATTAAATTGCCTGTTGTGTGTGTGATACATTAAGATTATTACACTATACATCTCGGGATGTAATGTACATTAATATCCATTATAGCTGCTGTGTCTGAAGACCTTTActtaaaatagctgtcatttgggccaataaatttcattaatatggGCCAAgcagctttttatttttaatcgattgttttttaataaagtgttaaaagaatattatagaaAGACAAAGACTTGAGGAACTTTTTAAAGcgataatagggatgacgacaatttttttttgcagtgtccgtcttgtagttttttgtataataacggatacgtattttttcatttgtcccgcaaacataaattgaccaaattacagtgaatgaaacttacgcgtgacgtcacgattgagtataaattttaccatatcgttacgtcacaagccccctctcctaaactttaaagcagttaatctttgacaattctagtttttctgaaaaaggaaaaaatacgtgtctcatacttttcaattatctaactgagggactaatgagattttttccttttataccctgtcatcatccctattataattgattttgattttatcctGGGTGCTAtaccgggttcgatccccacttatgccaaatatttgtgtgatgagcacgatcatttgttctgtgtctgggtgtaatttatctatattatgtatgtatttagaaatatctaagtatgtttatcagttgtctagtactcataatacaagctctgcttagtttgagactagatggcgttgtgtgaaagttgtggaatattatattgacTTACTTGGACTTATTCTCAATGGATTTTTCTTCGATGAACTTTCGCTTATAGGAGATAATTTCTTTTGAGGAATTTTCGATTTCGGCTTCCCGCCATCTTTGTTAATGTTGCCAGTTTTAATTCCAGTGTTGCTAGCTTTCAAAACTTTGTCATTTGGTAGTTTTATTGAGGTTCGATGTGAAGAGATTTTAGGGattatagttttcatttttagttcatttgaagtttttttctttggaatggtgattgttttggtttttatgtTGTTTGATAGTTTGTTTTGGATATTTTTCTCGGGAACTTTTTCGATGATTGTAgatattttgtcttttattctatttgttGCATTCTTTTGTGTAGTTTTCTTTATCAAATCTccatctttatttaaaacatctgtgttttctttatttttcatattaatatctGAAGTTTTCTTTGCGACATCATTTTTAGTGCTGGCTATACTTTTCTTGTTATTCACGGGATTCACAGCACTATTTAAATcagcttttgtattttttgtaatggcAACATTACTCCTTTTGTTAACTACCTTACTTTGACGATCAACGTCTTTAGAAGGAATATTTTCATCGTTTTTTGCGCTGGCAAcatcagtttcttttttatcagtacttttagattttgtattaatattagtgTTGCCAATGtctttttgatgatttttagatttagcACTTAGTTCTATATTACTTGGCTCCTTActtattttagatttagttttaagatTAAGTTTCTTTTGATCAGTCTGTTCGTTTTGAGTAGACTTAGGGTTGCTAGCCTTATCTCCAGTGTTGCCAGAATCtttagttattttcttttttataccaGTGTTTTCATCATTAACcttttcatttctattttctatatttttaagtttggtattaatattttttatagctatGTTATCAGAGTCCttaggaagtttttttttagttgtagtattatcattattaatattttccacatttttaggtttattattGTTAGTTTTTACTGCAGTGTTGCCAGAATCTTTGGGACTCTTCTTTTTAGTGGTAGTGTTGTCATTATTTTCGTTGTTATTTATAGTGTCTACATTTTTtggtttgttattattttttgctgaaATGTTGCCAGTATCCTTCGGGCTTTTCTTTTTGGcgttattattatctttattgtcTTCAGTTACTTCATTTACCTTATtcttaggtttatttttaatgttcttttccGCAGTGTTGCCAACTTCTTTTGGATTTTTGCTTTTCGGCTTAATGCTACCATCTTTAGCAATGTTAGTTTCTGCATCTTTATTCTTCGGTACATTTTTATCGTTGTCTCCATTGGCAGATTCCTTTTGAGTACTTTTCGTTTTAGTGTTGCCAGCCTCTTCAATATTCGCATCCTTAGCTATCTTAGTTTTAACTTTAGCACTTTTCTCTTCAACACTACCCTTTACATTTTTTCTAACtatttcatcattatcatc is a window from the Trichoplusia ni isolate ovarian cell line Hi5 chromosome 3, tn1, whole genome shotgun sequence genome containing:
- the LOC113508748 gene encoding putative uncharacterized protein DDB_G0282499 — translated: MSNNNVNNEKKKSLLAYKEKILQEIKYYDTRIEDFRANHKNNSYRDDDDSSGSDDELLQMIDTGPSVAQLKLKQEVMKTCLLATQELTSLTVLESQVNVLVDAPDIGREKPITEPGLWIEVTAECEIDLVNFTIHFYMHKPYRTFAPPSYRCLRVEPVRESDKLELDKSVLHTLKLPSDAVEVMKSYNAAFRSRRTTLSRLDKKFANALLMEKHPEGGYIFKCAGLLEVCWRLENKWSPVAPFHHKMKFDLEYMDESYIKIITQVHKQLLDPSLQTDERTLLLSKIITTCLEARGPIDTESDLESKTEKDEFEKRDSEVMAPPKSLPKKSKISKKRSLEEDGNIVKRIKNSDFDNLNTRKTKSVDEYSSAVKKMKGNDGVASVKNVQGSGFDDKSSKDGNIGDDNDEIVRKNVKGSVEEKSAKVKTKIAKDANIEEAGNTKTKSTQKESANGDNDKNVPKNKDAETNIAKDGSIKPKSKNPKEVGNTAEKNIKNKPKNKVNEVTEDNKDNNNAKKKSPKDTGNISAKNNNKPKNVDTINNNENNDNTTTKKKSPKDSGNTAVKTNNNKPKNVENINNDNTTTKKKLPLKNIENRNEKVNDENTGIKKKITKDSGNTGDKASNPKSTQNEQTDQKKLNLKTKSKISKEPSNIELSAKSKNHQKDIGNTNINTKSKSTDKKETDVASAKNDENIPSKDVDRQSKVVNKRSNVAITKNTKADLNSAVNPVNNKKSIASTKNDVAKKTSDINMKNKENTDVLNKDGDLIKKTTQKNATNRIKDKISTIIEKVPEKNIQNKLSNNIKTKTITIPKKKTSNELKMKTIIPKISSHRTSIKLPNDKVLKASNTGIKTGNINKDGGKPKSKIPQKKLSPISESSSKKNPLRISPRKMLPSFKTTVNVMKQKVMKTTSIPRLMKDSVTKSANK